From the Vulpes lagopus strain Blue_001 chromosome 22, ASM1834538v1, whole genome shotgun sequence genome, one window contains:
- the LOC121480586 gene encoding 40S ribosomal protein S15a-like, which translates to MMHMNVPAEVLKSIDNNAEVKGKCHILIRPCSKVIVQFLTVMMKYGYFGEFEILDDYTAGKSVVDLTGRLNKSGGISPRFDEPLKDLGKWQNTLLPSYRFGCTDTTSAGIMDHE; encoded by the coding sequence ATGATGCACATGAATGTCCCAGCAGAGGTCCTCAAGAGCATTGATAACAATGCCGAAGTGAAAGGTAAATGCCACATACTTATTAGGCCATGCTCCAAAGTCATCGTCCAGTTTCTAACGGTGATGATGAAGTACGGTTACTTTGGTGAATTTGAAATCCTGGATGATTACACAGCCGGGAAAAGTGTTGTGGACCTCACAGGCAGGTTAAACAAGAGTGGAGGGATCAGCCCCAGATTTGATGAACCACTCAAAGATCTAGGAAAATGGCAAAATACTTTGCTCCCGTCCTATCGGTTTGGTTGTACTGACACAACCTCCGCTGGCATCATGGACCATGAATAA